CATGATATCACCGAACGGCAGGCGCTGGAGCGGCGGCTGCGCCAGGCGGAGAAGCTCGAAGCGATCGGACAGCTTACCGGCGGTATCGCGCATGACTTCAACAACCTGCTCACGGTTATCCTCGGCAACGCGGAATCACTGGCCGAGGAAGTGCGCGAGGATGCGCCCCTGCGATTGATGGCCGAGATGGTGCAGGGTGCCGCTGTGCGGGCGGCCGAACTGACGCACCGGTTGCTCGCATTCTCGCGCAAGCAGGCTCTTGAGCCGCAGATCGTCGATGTGAACCAGCAACTGACGGGCATTCAGAGTCTCATGGAGCGGACCTTGGGGGCCGCGGTCCAAATCGAGATCGTTAAGGGCCCTTCCGCGTGGAAAGCGCTCGTGGATCCGGGCCAACTGGAGAATGCGATCCTCAACCTGGCGATCAATGCGCGTGACGCCATGCCGGAGGGTGGACGGCTGACGATTGAAACATCCAATACACGGCTGGATCAGGAATATGCCGACCAGAATTCAGAGGTGGTGCCCGGCCAGTATGTGGCCCTGGCGGTTAGCGATACCGGCTGCGGCATGCCGCCTGAGATCGTCGACAAGGCATTCGAGCCGTTCTTCACCACCAAGGAGATCGGCAAGGGCACCGGACTTGGACTGAGCATGGTGTACGGCTTCGTCAAGCAGTCGGGCGGCCATATCAAGATCTACAGCGAGCTCGGAGAGGGTACGACCATCAAGCTCTACCTTCCCAGGGCTGATGCCGGGGCCGTCGCCGGGCAGCGTCAAGCGGCGTTGGCCGAGGTTGCGCCTCGTGGCACGGAACGCATTGCACTCGTGGAAGACGATGCAGGTGTTCGAAACTACATAGAGAGGACGCTGCGAGAGCTCGGCTACACGGTCCGTTCCTATGACACCGGGCCCCAGCTGCTCGGTGAGATCGAAAGCGGCTATGCGTTCGACCTGTTGCTCACGGATGTGGTGTTGCCCGGGGGCATGAACGGCAATGCATTGGCTGCCGCTGTCCGGCATCTTTGGCCGCTTGTGAAAGTGCTCTACTCGTCAGGCTATACCGAGAATGCGATTGTCCATCAGGGCAGGCTCGACCCGGGCGCGCAACTGCTGCACAAACCGTTCCGCAAGACGGACCTGGCGAGAAAGGTGCGGTCGGTTCTCGATGCGCCATAAAGGGGCGCACCTGTGCAGGAGGGGGACTCCGCGGCAGGTGCGCCCCGTGAGCGGCGATAACCACTCAACTGTCAAATATGACAGTTGAGAGGCGGGCGCAATCCTAAAGGCCTGCGGGATCAAGACGCCCTCGGCCGTTGCACCAATTGCAAGCCGCGCTGAGTGTAGAAATCGGCGCCACGGTTGTGACGCCGGTTCCTGTTGTTGAGCGCAGGTTCATCCGGAAGGGAGTATGCTTCACGTTGGCTGGGGATATCCCCCAGCCAGGCACAATGGGGAACACCAAATGAGGAACAGCTTCAGGCTTTTGTTCACGGTCGCCGCCATGGGGATCGGGACGATGTCCATCGGTTCGACGTTTGCGCAAGAGCAAGACCGCACGGCGTCGCCCATGGGTACGCACCCTATGAAGCCGACACAGGGTCAGGCCGGCGCGATTGCGGCCGACCCCATGGCGCTGAAGAAGGCGCAAATGACTGCCCAACAGGCTCAGACAAGACTGAACGCACCGCCGCCGGATGCGCTGGAACTGGCGAAAGCAACGAGGTCCAAGAACGTTGACGTGGCGAAGCGAATATTGCTGCGCAACGGCTTTTCACCCCAGCAACTTGAAGGCGCGACCATCGTGCTTGAAGACAAGACGGGAGGCGGCCCGATAACCTCCGAGAGCCGGGTCAAGGTTACAATCGAGGCTAGCTGCTGTCCGCTGACGATAACAATTATCATTAGATTCTAACGCGCTCAAGCCAACCCGGCCGTATGCTCCAATCCAGGATATGCGGCCGGGTTGCCCGGACATTTTGGGGTCCAGACGAAGTGCCTCCTTGAATTGTGACGCTGCCGCCTCCGCGCGATTCAGGGCAAGCTCCGCCAAGCCGAGATTGAACTGTGCGCTTGCATCGTTGGGCTTCATCCGCAGAGCCTCGCGATAGGCATCGGCGGCCTTTTTATAATCGCCGAGGTAAGTGTAAGCAGTGCCGAGAAGGACGCGGGCGTCAACATCAAGAGGATTGATGCGAACAGCCTGGCCCAGCGCTTCCACGGCCGGATCGCGCCAGCCTGATCCGCTGTGTATGGCACCACGCAACTTGTAGGCCTGAAGACTGCTCGAATCGACGCGAATGGCCTGATTCAAGTCCGAGAGCGCCCGATTGGGCTGCTTCTTGAAGAAATATGCTGTGCCACGCTGCACGAGCACATTCACGCGATCCTAATCTTGGACTAACACCGAACCCAAAGAAGCCTTCTAAGCCGCCCTGGCGCGTTGATGGTTGGCCAGCTTGGCCAGCCAGAAGCTGTAGACCGCCAGGCTGCCCAGCAGCGCCAGGCCTAGGCCGGTTACCGTCATCACCGCCTTATAGACGGCGCCGCCCACCTTAGCCGCGTGCAGCGGGTAGACAAGGCCGAAGGCGCGCGAGCCCGCCGGCAGCCGCGCCGGGTCCCGCGCCTCGACGATTCGGCCGTCGGCCGGATCGAACCAGATGGTGGTGCGCCCGTTGGGCAACCATTCCCAAGGCTGCCGCAGGCGCAGCCGGATCAGATCGCCCGGCTTGTGCGGCAGGCCGACCACCCGCAACTCGGCATCGGGGAACCGATCCCGCGCCGCCGTCAGCATCGACCGCCAGTCGAGGGCAGGGGACAGCGGGCCGCCCGTGACACCGGGGGGGCCGGACGCCGCGTCCATCTCCTCCCTGGAGGATAGCGGCGAGAGCAGGAACGCCGCGACCGGCGGCAGCGTCATCATGGCGCCCGTCAGCAGCGACAGTACCAGCAGCGGCGCCAGCAGCGTTCCTAGATTCCGGTGATGGCGGATGATGTTGGAGCGGGACATGGGCCTAGGCCAGATCGGCAGGCGGAAGTTTCGCCGCGAGCGCCACCACAAGATGACGCCGGTGACAACGAAGCCCAGCCCCGCCAGCGCGGAAATGCCGGCGACCGTTTCTCCCGTCTCGCCGGCGAGGAGATAGTGATGGAGGTCGAACATCCAGACCTCCCACCGCTCCCACCTCGACGACCAGTCCGTTACCAAGCTACCCGCCTGGTTGGTGTAAGCGCCGCCGTCACCCTTATGGTAGAGGCGGTGCAACCCGTTGCCGTCGGTGGCGAGGATGATGGAGGATGGACGGGAGGCCGGATCGGCAACGAGACGCTCGACCGCGCTGGCGACCGTGGCCACGTCATTCCGCTGGGCGTCCGCCGCGTGCGGCACGGTCACCCGCAACCAGACGTCCTTGTAGAGGAGCAGGGTTCCCGACAGGGCCAGCACCCCAAGCAGCAGCCCCAAAAGGCCGCCCAGCCAGCGGTGCAGGAACCTGAGGGTGTGCATCAGAACCGGTAGTCCCAGCCGAGTGTGATCGTCCGGCCACGTCCCGCGAAGAACCGCGTATTGTCGGTCGGCCGGGTGGTGTCGGAGTTGTAGGTGATGTACTGCTTGTCGAGCAGGTTCTGGATGCTCAGCGAGACGCCGCCGAAACCGGTCTCATACCGCACGGCGGCATCGATCAGCATGTAGCCCTCGAACTGGTTGCGCGGGTCGCCGCCCTCGAAGCCGCGCGCCAGGTACCACTGGCCCTGCACCAGAGCGCGCCACCGCCCGCTGCGGTAGCTGGCGGTCAGGTTGACGCGGTCCGGCGAGATGTTCGCGCCGTCGACATCAATGTCGAGTTCACCGTCCCCATCGCTGTCGGTCCGGCCGGTCAGATGAGCATAGCCGATAGAGACGTCAAGCCCCGGCACCGGCGTCTCTGCCTTCACGTTGAGTTCCAGGCCCTGGATGGCGACGCGCTGGCGCTCGACGTCGTAGACGCCGCCGTTGAGGACCAGCAGGCTGCCGCGCTTGCTCGACGACCAGAAATAGCTTGCGCCGGCAGTGACCCAGCCCCGCTTCACCTCGACGCCGACCTCGCGGTTGTTGGAGACAACGGGACTCACGTCCAGGAAGTTGTCGATGTCGATGCCGTCCTGGTTGATGGACCGCAGGATGCGGCCCACGTCCGCAACGGTATAGCCTTCGGCATAGGACGCGTAGGCGCGGATACCCGGCCAAGGCTCGGCGACCACGCCACCATTGATCAGCGCGTCGTCGAACGAGGGCGCGCCGCCGTCGACCTCCCTGGATCCGTAGAAGGCGAGCGTGGTGAAGTCGTCGACGCTGAGCCTGACGTTCTCCCAGCGCACGCCGCCCGAAAAGCGCAGCTTGTCGTCAAGCAACGCCAGGTTGAGCTGGGCGAACGGCGCCAGACTCCGGAACTCGGTGGGCGGCACCCAGGCGCGGCCGGTGAGCGCGAGGGACTGCTCGGTCCGGTCGATCAGGGCATCGAAGCCCAGCGTGCCGCGCAGCCCCGGAACGATCTCCCGCTCGTAGCTCAGCTTGGCGCCGTATTTGCGCGACTGGTTGGCGGACTGGTCGAACAGCGTGCCCATCGGCGAGATGGTGACATCCTGGAAGGTAGGGAATGTGCCGCCGCCGAACAGGTCGCGGGACCGGTTGTAGAACAACTGGGCAATCATGTTGCCGCCGGCCAAGTCCGTGTCGGTGAACGACAGCAAGATGGTTTCCACCCGGTTCT
This window of the Emcibacter sp. SYSU 3D8 genome carries:
- a CDS encoding CHASE3 domain-containing protein, which translates into the protein MEFIDPDIRKSSVTVIPPSKAHPTRNGTRRQRLLRHFAFWLSILVIWSAGALAYVSARSVIEADEMADHAQDVRYQTELLLSLLKDAETGQRGYIITGADHYLEPYRAGLAKVPDTLSQLRQMTLGNPSQQQRLDKLNGLVDQRLDIAARNINLRRSQPGVGFDTARLDEGKAVMNEIRVLAAAMIDEETRLYRLRKAGAQDNAETALLVFLVGLAVGTLVIAGIYYMMLLEARRRRAAEAALLTLNGELDQRVQARTAEIERNQRFLAAILGNMRDAVYVRKDGKFAYANEACARLFGAATVEEVLGRSLFDFFQKADRAVVAERLKVLSTPGATVPVMIETITRLDGGTVDVEATAASFIDDSELAVLTILHDITERQALERRLRQAEKLEAIGQLTGGIAHDFNNLLTVILGNAESLAEEVREDAPLRLMAEMVQGAAVRAAELTHRLLAFSRKQALEPQIVDVNQQLTGIQSLMERTLGAAVQIEIVKGPSAWKALVDPGQLENAILNLAINARDAMPEGGRLTIETSNTRLDQEYADQNSEVVPGQYVALAVSDTGCGMPPEIVDKAFEPFFTTKEIGKGTGLGLSMVYGFVKQSGGHIKIYSELGEGTTIKLYLPRADAGAVAGQRQAALAEVAPRGTERIALVEDDAGVRNYIERTLRELGYTVRSYDTGPQLLGEIESGYAFDLLLTDVVLPGGMNGNALAAAVRHLWPLVKVLYSSGYTENAIVHQGRLDPGAQLLHKPFRKTDLARKVRSVLDAP
- a CDS encoding PepSY-associated TM helix domain-containing protein, which produces MHTLRFLHRWLGGLLGLLLGVLALSGTLLLYKDVWLRVTVPHAADAQRNDVATVASAVERLVADPASRPSSIILATDGNGLHRLYHKGDGGAYTNQAGSLVTDWSSRWERWEVWMFDLHHYLLAGETGETVAGISALAGLGFVVTGVILWWRSRRNFRLPIWPRPMSRSNIIRHHRNLGTLLAPLLVLSLLTGAMMTLPPVAAFLLSPLSSREEMDAASGPPGVTGGPLSPALDWRSMLTAARDRFPDAELRVVGLPHKPGDLIRLRLRQPWEWLPNGRTTIWFDPADGRIVEARDPARLPAGSRAFGLVYPLHAAKVGGAVYKAVMTVTGLGLALLGSLAVYSFWLAKLANHQRARAA
- a CDS encoding TonB-dependent receptor, translating into MPATRSIRHALAASALLIPAAAFAQEQSSTVSRWGDEDTIIVTAARTVLPPSALPLTIDVIDGITLEQQVSISGSIVDAVSALSPSFSPTRQKLSGSGETLRGRSPLYAVNGIPQSTPIRDGARDGYTIDPFFIERVELIYGSNALQGIGATGGVVNQVTVGPAKEDGFSGRVLLQGTVDGNLHGDGLGGKVGALASWRQGRFDATFGATYEERGAFYDGHGNRIGVDGTQGEIQDSTSWSAFARLGMQIDDTARLDLIANRFELAGNGDYVVVPGNRAAGVPATSVRGDAPGIPPENRVETILLSFTDTDLAGGNMIAQLFYNRSRDLFGGGTFPTFQDVTISPMGTLFDQSANQSRKYGAKLSYEREIVPGLRGTLGFDALIDRTEQSLALTGRAWVPPTEFRSLAPFAQLNLALLDDKLRFSGGVRWENVRLSVDDFTTLAFYGSREVDGGAPSFDDALINGGVVAEPWPGIRAYASYAEGYTVADVGRILRSINQDGIDIDNFLDVSPVVSNNREVGVEVKRGWVTAGASYFWSSSKRGSLLVLNGGVYDVERQRVAIQGLELNVKAETPVPGLDVSIGYAHLTGRTDSDGDGELDIDVDGANISPDRVNLTASYRSGRWRALVQGQWYLARGFEGGDPRNQFEGYMLIDAAVRYETGFGGVSLSIQNLLDKQYITYNSDTTRPTDNTRFFAGRGRTITLGWDYRF